The following proteins come from a genomic window of Yinghuangia sp. ASG 101:
- a CDS encoding CapA family protein — MAITDVFGSPGRRLAVIAFTCALLLAACSSAPDTGDEPAPPDRAAPIPGADVSRFSLVATGDVLAYPSIWEQARTDAGDGGYDFHEIFAGVTPVVRGADLALCHMETVYGDPDGPFAAYPLFQGPPQIARTLADTGYDGCSTASNHTLDYGSDGIRRTLAEFDAVGLKHAGSARNAEEAATPTILDVRGVKVAHLSWTYATNGIPLPDGQPWAVNVVDVPRIVADARAARAAGAEVVVLSMHWGSEWQRAPDADQLAWAQELTASTNNGRKDVDLILGTHNHVPQPYAKVNGTWVVYGLGDQMANFPGQDKLAGNYSSIARFGFVRGADGAWTVDRAEFLPQYADPGPPFRIVNINAEVAAGSPRADAYRTPLESIRAAVLSEGAAADGLTESSDGR, encoded by the coding sequence GTGGCCATCACCGACGTTTTCGGATCACCCGGGCGGCGTCTCGCGGTCATCGCCTTCACGTGCGCGCTGCTGCTCGCGGCCTGCTCGTCCGCGCCGGACACCGGCGACGAGCCCGCCCCTCCCGACCGGGCGGCTCCGATCCCCGGTGCGGACGTCTCGCGCTTCAGCCTCGTCGCGACCGGCGACGTGCTCGCCTACCCCTCGATCTGGGAGCAGGCCCGGACCGACGCCGGCGACGGCGGCTACGACTTCCACGAGATCTTCGCCGGGGTCACTCCCGTCGTCCGGGGCGCCGACCTGGCGCTGTGCCACATGGAGACCGTCTACGGCGACCCCGACGGCCCGTTCGCCGCGTACCCGCTCTTCCAGGGCCCGCCGCAGATCGCCCGCACGCTCGCGGACACCGGCTACGACGGCTGCTCGACCGCGTCCAACCACACGCTCGACTACGGCTCGGACGGCATCCGGCGCACCCTCGCCGAATTCGACGCCGTGGGCCTCAAGCACGCCGGCTCCGCCCGCAACGCCGAGGAGGCCGCGACGCCGACGATCCTCGACGTCCGCGGCGTCAAGGTCGCGCATCTGTCGTGGACGTACGCGACCAACGGCATCCCGCTGCCCGACGGGCAGCCCTGGGCCGTGAACGTCGTGGACGTGCCCCGCATCGTCGCCGACGCCCGTGCGGCGCGCGCGGCCGGCGCCGAGGTCGTCGTGCTGAGCATGCACTGGGGCAGCGAGTGGCAGCGCGCGCCCGACGCCGATCAGCTCGCCTGGGCGCAGGAGTTGACCGCGTCGACGAACAACGGCCGCAAGGACGTCGACCTGATCCTCGGCACCCACAACCACGTGCCGCAGCCGTACGCGAAGGTCAACGGCACGTGGGTGGTCTACGGCCTCGGCGACCAGATGGCGAACTTCCCGGGGCAGGACAAACTCGCCGGCAACTACAGCTCGATCGCGCGCTTCGGCTTCGTGCGCGGCGCGGACGGTGCCTGGACGGTCGACCGGGCCGAGTTCCTGCCGCAGTATGCCGACCCCGGGCCGCCGTTCCGGATCGTCAACATCAACGCCGAGGTCGCGGCGGGATCACCGCGCGCCGACGCCTATCGCACGCCGCTCGAATCGATCCGGGCCGCGGTCCTGTCCGAGGGCGCGGCGGCGGACGGGCTGACGGAGTCGTCGGACGGGCGGTGA
- a CDS encoding sirohydrochlorin chelatase, whose protein sequence is MSTSPDAAAPLPTRNQGLPTRVPAARAGGRHRRPEAPEIPEGAPPLVLAVPGPANPELDDVVREVALLARAGRPGLDIRPALLGDGATDLSLVLGPGVSPAPPPPDEDDAAEGDDVTEASPAEAQDAVQEAVQEDVEAPPPIVVPLLIGPHEGVAARVRATVEAAERPLVVTEPLGPHPLLAEALHERLSEAGLARADRARLFTVVTAADGIVLATTGGPEALQAADMTGVLLAARLALPVVTADLEVPGDVAQAADRLRAMGAERLALAPYVLGPDLAPDLIASAAAEADCTAAEPIGAHGAVAQLVLRAYLDAAGIRD, encoded by the coding sequence ATGAGCACTTCGCCTGACGCAGCAGCGCCTCTGCCCACGCGCAACCAGGGCCTACCCACTCGCGTGCCCGCGGCCCGGGCCGGTGGCAGGCACCGCAGACCAGAAGCACCCGAGATCCCCGAGGGGGCACCCCCGCTCGTTCTCGCCGTCCCGGGGCCGGCGAACCCCGAACTCGACGACGTGGTCCGCGAGGTCGCGCTGCTGGCCAGGGCCGGCCGTCCCGGACTCGACATCCGCCCGGCGCTCCTCGGCGACGGTGCGACCGACCTTTCGCTCGTTCTCGGCCCGGGGGTCTCGCCCGCGCCGCCGCCACCGGACGAAGACGACGCGGCCGAGGGCGACGACGTGACGGAGGCCTCGCCCGCGGAGGCCCAGGACGCGGTCCAGGAAGCAGTCCAGGAGGACGTGGAGGCCCCGCCCCCGATCGTCGTGCCGCTGCTGATCGGCCCGCACGAGGGGGTCGCCGCCCGGGTCCGCGCGACCGTCGAGGCGGCCGAGCGCCCGCTCGTCGTCACGGAGCCCCTGGGGCCGCATCCGCTGCTCGCCGAGGCCCTGCACGAGCGCCTGTCCGAGGCCGGCCTCGCCCGGGCGGACCGCGCACGGCTGTTCACCGTCGTCACGGCCGCGGACGGCATCGTGCTGGCCACCACGGGCGGTCCCGAGGCGCTTCAGGCGGCCGACATGACCGGCGTCCTGCTGGCCGCCCGCCTCGCGCTCCCGGTCGTCACCGCCGACCTGGAGGTGCCGGGCGACGTCGCGCAGGCCGCCGACCGCCTCCGCGCGATGGGCGCCGAACGCCTGGCCCTCGCGCCGTACGTCCTGGGCCCCGACCTCGCCCCGGACCTGATCGCCTCGGCCGCCGCCGAAGCCGACTGCACCGCCGCCGAACCCATCGGCGCACACGGCGCGGTCGCCCAGCTCGTCCTCCGCGCCTATTTGGACGCGGCCGGGATACGGGACTGA
- a CDS encoding SDR family oxidoreductase, protein MVDGLRRAVVVGTSAVARAVVAALRADGATVTTAASGAEFAGLAVALRAGGADGPQPGADVVVHAPHTPGSAVPRALVDLTPDAWDRLAEEPVRDGLTALQAAYPLLAPARGRFVLVVPSVAIEGGAGVVASATASEALRALAKSAARRWAPDGVGVHLVAASVFASAPEAEALRGTDVDRSEAVLGADAMTPEAVAEVVLLVCGPGGRHLTGGTLVLDGGALMLP, encoded by the coding sequence GTGGTGGATGGCCTCCGGCGCGCGGTCGTGGTCGGGACGTCCGCGGTCGCGCGGGCGGTCGTGGCGGCGTTGCGCGCAGACGGTGCCACGGTGACGACCGCGGCGTCCGGTGCGGAATTCGCGGGGCTGGCGGTCGCGTTGCGCGCGGGCGGCGCCGACGGGCCGCAGCCCGGCGCCGACGTGGTGGTCCACGCGCCCCACACCCCCGGTTCCGCCGTGCCGCGCGCCCTGGTGGACCTGACGCCCGACGCGTGGGACCGGCTCGCGGAGGAACCGGTGCGCGACGGCCTCACGGCGTTGCAGGCCGCGTACCCGCTCCTGGCCCCCGCGCGCGGCCGGTTCGTCCTCGTCGTGCCGAGCGTCGCGATCGAGGGCGGCGCGGGCGTGGTCGCGTCGGCGACCGCGTCCGAGGCCCTGCGCGCGCTCGCCAAGTCCGCCGCGCGGCGCTGGGCGCCCGACGGCGTGGGGGTGCACCTCGTCGCGGCGTCGGTGTTCGCGTCGGCGCCGGAGGCCGAGGCGCTGCGCGGTACCGACGTCGACCGGAGCGAGGCCGTACTCGGCGCGGACGCGATGACTCCGGAGGCGGTCGCCGAGGTCGTCCTGCTGGTCTGCGGTCCCGGCGGCCGGCATCTGACCGGCGGGACGCTCGTCCTCGACGGAGGGGCGCTGATGCTGCCGTGA